A region of Vitis riparia cultivar Riparia Gloire de Montpellier isolate 1030 chromosome 1, EGFV_Vit.rip_1.0, whole genome shotgun sequence DNA encodes the following proteins:
- the LOC117924670 gene encoding polyamine oxidase 1-like, whose product MLITKTRVLLASLTAIMAVVFSASSAIAAEEVHAVIIVGAGMSGISAANKLSKAGIENILILEATNRIGGRIQKTNFAGLSVEIGASWVEGVGGPRLNPIWDMVNRLKLTTFYSNYDNISSNAYKQKGGLYEKSEAQNAFYAAQELSEFIKNVSKYLKAHRQDDISILASQRLQNQVPSTPLDMAIDYIAYDFEFSEPPRVTSLKNSIPLQTFSKFGEDSYFVADPKGYESVVYFVAKQFLTTNESGEITDPRLQFNKVVNEISYSKNGVTVKTEDGSVYRAEYVMVSASIGVLQSGLINFKPDLPPWKILAMYQFDMAVYTKIFLKFPDKFWPTGNGTEFFFYAHEKRGYYTIWQQLEEEYPGANVLLVTVTDDESRRIEQQPDSDTKAEIMGVLRAMFGKDISEATDILVPRWWSDKFYRGSFSNWPIGVSRLEYDRIRAPVGRVYFTGEHTSEYFNGYVHGAYLAGIDSAKMLIRCVKHGDCCYSIPPEGS is encoded by the exons ATGTTGATCACCAAGACAAGAGTGCTGTTGGCTTCTCTAACTGCCATTATGGCAGTTGTTTTCAGTGCTTCCAGCGCCATAGCTGCTGAAGAGGTTCACGCAGTTATTATAGTAGGAGCCGGCATGTCAG GGATATCTGCAGCGAACAAGTTATCGAAGGCtggaatagaaaatatattaatactaGAAGCCACAAATAGGATTGGTGGGCGGATCCAAAAGACGAACTTTGCAGGTTTGTCTGTGGAAATTGGAGCCAGCTGGGTTGAAGGCGTTGGGGGTCCTCGATTGAATCCCATTTGGGACATGGTGAACAGGCTGAAACTCACGACCTTTTACTCTAACTATGATAACATATCTTCTAACGCCTACAAACAAAA GGGTGGACTTTATGAGAAATCTGAGGCCCAAAATGCATTTTACGCTGCTCAAGAGCTCTCTGAGTTTATCAAAAACGTTTCAAAGTATTTAAAAGCTCATAGACAAGATGATATCTCCATCTTAGCATCCCAACGCCTTCAAAATCA GGTCCCTTCTACCCCTCTCGACATGGCCATCGATTACATTGCCTACGATTTCGAGTTCTCAGAGCCACCACGGGTGACGAGCTTAAAGAATTCGATACCATTGCAAACATTCTCCAAATTCGGAGAGGATTCCTACTTTGTGGCAGATCCCAAGGGTTATGAGAGTGTTGTGTATTTTGTCGCCAAACAGTTCCTCACCACCAATGAATCTGGAGAAATAACTGATCCTCGCCTCCAATTCAATAAG GTGGTGAATGAGATAAGCTATTCGAAGAATGGAGTGACTGTTAAAACAGAGGATGGCTCCGTTTACAGAGCTGAATATGTTATGGTCTCAGCCAGCATCGGTGTCCTTCAAAGTGGTCTCATCAACTTCAAGCCTGATTTACCG CCATGGAAGATCCTTGCTATGTACCAGTTTGATATGGCTGTTTACACCAAGATATTTCTCAAGTTTCCTGATAAATTCTGGCCCACTGGCAATGGAACAGAGTTCTTCTTCTATGCCCATGAAAAGCGTGGTTACTACACAATCTGGCAG CAACTGGAGGAGGAGTACCCTGGAGCCAATGTTCTTCTAGTGACAGTTACTGATGATGAATCAAGGAGGATAGAGCAGCAACCTGATTCTGATACCAAGGCTGAAATCATGGGCGTCCTAAGAGCTATGTTTGGGAAGGACATTTCAGAAGCTACAGACATATTAGTCCCCAGATGGTGGTCTGACAAATTCTACAGAGGCTCTTTCTCCAACTGGCCTATTGGAGTTTCCCGATTGGAATACGATCGGATAAGG GCACCTGTTGGGAGGGTCTACTTCACAGGCGAGCATACCAGCGAGTACTTCAACGGTTATGTTCATGGGGCATATCTTGCAG GCATAGACTCAGCGAAAATGTTGATACGTTGCGTCAAGCACGGTGATTGCTGTTACTCCATCCCACCAGAAGGGAGTTGA